Sequence from the Neptunomonas japonica JAMM 1380 genome:
TGCGCAGCGACTACAACATTCTGCTCCCGGCAACACTAGGTGACTTGAAGCAGCAATTAGAATCTGCAGAGCAAACACCCGATCTTGTATTAATACACGCAACTGATGACTGGTTAAATAATCTATTACTTTGCCAACGTCTGATACAAAATATCAACAACACTTTTGTACCCATTGCGATAGTCGGCGCAGAAAGTGACGATCAACAAGAACTTAAGGCCTATGCACATGGCGCCTCTGATTACCTCGTTCAAGATCGTGCGGCGGGTATTATCCGTGCGCGTATCAGTATGATGTTAGAGCTAAAAAGATCACGTGATTTCCTCGAGCGCTCAGCCCGTATTGATGGATTAACAGGCGTCAATAATCGTAGGGAATTTGAAAAAAGCTTAGAAATGGAATGGCGCCGCAGTGCCCGTACCCGCCAACCCCTCTCTTTAATCATGTTAGATGTTGATCATTTCAAAGCGTTTAACGATCGCTATGGCCACTTAGCAGGTGATAGCTGCTTACGACGCCTGGCTGGCGTAATGCAAACTACAATTAACCGCTCCCATGATGCCGTGTGTCGCTATGGCGGAGAAGAGTTCGCCATTCTACTACCAGATACAGACACAAAGGGTGCGAAACGGGTAGCACAAGCGATTCGCGACCAGATCATGTTATTGGGCATTGCTCATGACCGCTCATCAACCGGTTTAGTGGTAACCGTTAGCCAAGGTGTCTCCACCTTAATCCCTTCTAGCAGCAACAGCCCTCACGAACTCGTTGAGCATGCGGACCAAGCACTCTACAAAGCAAAAAGCAGCCAACGAAACTGCGTTGTCGCTGCTTAATCAATAAAATCAGCAAACGGCGGGAAGCGCTTCTCTAAGCCTTCGCGCCCCATCTCTTGCAGTAATTTGATATTACGTTCAGGAATCTCTTCCGGGTTATCGTAATGCATCAACACCCGGCTCATTTGACCTTCACGAATAATATGTACCATCGGAAACGGGGAGCGATTCGTCCAATGGCTCAAGTCATCAGGAGCAACCCCAGCAAACAGGTATGCAGGGTGGAAACTAGCGAGCTGAAACACACCTGATAGTCCGGCTTTTGCTAGCAGTTTTTCAAAATGAGCGAGTAAATCAAGATAATCATAAAAGTCTGCCAAGCCTTGCGGCATTATCAACAAGGTTGTGGCGATTGTTTTCTCATCAGCATCTTGAATAAGATTAAGTTCTTTTAAAAAATCACTGGCCAGCCCCTCGGCGGTTTGCGCATCACTAACCGCATAGCGCAAGGTATCATGGCGTACCACAGGAGCAGCAAAAGGGCACAGGTTAAGTCCAACCACAATGGTCTCGACCCACTCACGGCTTAAACTAATCACGTCTTCACATTTATATTCAATACTTGTGTTCTTTTTCATAGCGGCATCCTAATCCAAACAGCCTCAATGAACCAGTCAGATATACTGTTTATAGACAGATAAGGTAGAATATAGCCCGGTTAAATAAGGAAGATACTGTGCCCATTCCCTCCGCTCTGACCTCCATGAATTTTGATGTTCGCTGGACAGGCCTGCGACGTGTAACACGTTTGCATGCACCGTTGTGCTGGCAACGCTGGCTAACCGACCGTGCGTCACTCACGCAACATTTACTCAACGCCAGTCATGGTAAATTTCGTGTAGAGGTGGTGCGCCAAGGCTGGGCTCGCCCTACTCGCTCAGAAGCACTCACACTGGGTATCCCCTTACGTCAGTTGGCCTTAATTCGCGAAGTGCATTTGTTAGGCAACGACCAAGTGTGGGTTTATGCGCGTTCCATCATTCCAGCATCCACAATGACAGGCCGTGAGCGCCAACTAAGCCATGTGGGAAACCGTTCTCTAGGTAGCATCCTGTTTAGTGATCCGACCATGCACCGTGGGCCATTACAAATTTCACGTTTACGCCTATCCAATCAACAAACCGTTTGGGCGCGTCGTTCTAAGTTTTTCCTATCAGGAAAACCTCTCCTTGTATGTGAAGTTTTTCTCCCAGCACTGGAGAAGGTACACTACACCCCATAATTCAAACTTGCCGATACTAACGCCATGTCAGAAACCATACCACAGCCTGCTTTATCCCTTCGGGAGCGCTTTGCGATCTATATTGATCTAACAAGGTTTAATCGCCCCATTGGAAGCTATCTACTACTTTGGCCAACGCTTTGCGCGTTATGGATAGCGGCAGAAGGCATCCCCGACACCAAACTTATTATTATCTTTGTACTAGGTGTCTTCCTCACTCGCTCAGCTGGCTGCGTTATCAATGACTTTGCTGACAGAAAAATAGATGCTCACGTTAAACGTACCTCACAACGCCCGCTGGCAACCGGCCGTATTCGTAGTAAAGAAGCACTGACTCTGTTTGCCGTATTGATGCTAACTGCATTTAGCTTGGTGCTTTTCACTAATAAAATGACTATTTTAATGTCATTTGGTGGGTTGTTTTTAGCTTCTTTATATCCCTTTATGAAGCGTCATACTCACTTACCACAAGTCGTTCTTGGCGCTGCTTTTGGTTGGGCTATTCCAATGGCATTCACCGCGGTAAACGAATCCATCCCTACCATTGCCTGGCTCATCTATATAGCCAAAATACTATGGACTGTGGCTTACGATACTATGTATGCCATGGTGGATCGTGACGATGATTTAAAAATCGGTGTGAAATCTACTGCCATTTTATTTGGAGATTTAGACAAAATAATTATTGGTGCTTTACAGCTATTAACCCTCATTATTTTCCTTTTAGTGGGCCAACAACTTAACTTTAGTTGGAGCTTCTATTTAGGCGTAGCGATAGCTGCCATTCTCTTTATATACCAACAATTTTTGATTAAAGACCGAGAGCGTGAGCCGTGCTTTAAAGCGTTCCTAAACAATCATTATGCTGGATTAGCTGTTTTTGCAGGCATTTTTCTGCACTATATGACACTTTAAGACATAGATGTAACATTTATGTCATATAAAAGCAGTGTAATACTCCCGACATATTTTATGCGTAGGGACGGTTAACATGTCTACTAGTAAACAAGTTCTAATTGTTGATGATGAAGCACCCATTCGTGAAATGATTGCTGTTGCTCTTGAAATGGCAGGGTATGAATGTAGCGAAGCAGACAATGCACAAACAGCACATGCCATGATTGTTGATCAACAACCTGACATGATTTTGCTCGATTGGATGATGCCTAACATGAGCGGCATCGAGCTAGCGCGACGCCTG
This genomic interval carries:
- a CDS encoding diguanylate cyclase; the protein is MSNAALNQYVVYGDLNCPYSYALHERLKALNLLDKVDYRLVEHAQDIGLYENTPDMLAELASDVFSVRSYASEIPISLPSERPDSRFAILCVIAAAQIDSQKAIIFRDLFYKAMWVDGLDIASPTVIYDCLEAADLPTELSIDMDAEDILDEWQDRWENSHIGSRVPVIFSPDSRKLIGLASIDEISAFFAGEDNKVEYDSREMCKYSEHHTIAVFASEGLTPVWQLIEALRSDYNILLPATLGDLKQQLESAEQTPDLVLIHATDDWLNNLLLCQRLIQNINNTFVPIAIVGAESDDQQELKAYAHGASDYLVQDRAAGIIRARISMMLELKRSRDFLERSARIDGLTGVNNRREFEKSLEMEWRRSARTRQPLSLIMLDVDHFKAFNDRYGHLAGDSCLRRLAGVMQTTINRSHDAVCRYGGEEFAILLPDTDTKGAKRVAQAIRDQIMLLGIAHDRSSTGLVVTVSQGVSTLIPSSSNSPHELVEHADQALYKAKSSQRNCVVAA
- a CDS encoding DUF1415 domain-containing protein, with product MKKNTSIEYKCEDVISLSREWVETIVVGLNLCPFAAPVVRHDTLRYAVSDAQTAEGLASDFLKELNLIQDADEKTIATTLLIMPQGLADFYDYLDLLAHFEKLLAKAGLSGVFQLASFHPAYLFAGVAPDDLSHWTNRSPFPMVHIIREGQMSRVLMHYDNPEEIPERNIKLLQEMGREGLEKRFPPFADFID
- a CDS encoding chorismate--pyruvate lyase family protein; translation: MPIPSALTSMNFDVRWTGLRRVTRLHAPLCWQRWLTDRASLTQHLLNASHGKFRVEVVRQGWARPTRSEALTLGIPLRQLALIREVHLLGNDQVWVYARSIIPASTMTGRERQLSHVGNRSLGSILFSDPTMHRGPLQISRLRLSNQQTVWARRSKFFLSGKPLLVCEVFLPALEKVHYTP
- the ubiA gene encoding 4-hydroxybenzoate octaprenyltransferase; this encodes MSETIPQPALSLRERFAIYIDLTRFNRPIGSYLLLWPTLCALWIAAEGIPDTKLIIIFVLGVFLTRSAGCVINDFADRKIDAHVKRTSQRPLATGRIRSKEALTLFAVLMLTAFSLVLFTNKMTILMSFGGLFLASLYPFMKRHTHLPQVVLGAAFGWAIPMAFTAVNESIPTIAWLIYIAKILWTVAYDTMYAMVDRDDDLKIGVKSTAILFGDLDKIIIGALQLLTLIIFLLVGQQLNFSWSFYLGVAIAAILFIYQQFLIKDREREPCFKAFLNNHYAGLAVFAGIFLHYMTL